One Candidatus Methylomirabilota bacterium DNA segment encodes these proteins:
- a CDS encoding ABC transporter substrate-binding protein, with protein MDSRRADYWSRREFVGGVTLATAGLLGLTAGPGAAEPPPETTKLRLIQIPSICRSPQYVAEELLRSEGFTEVQYVQRSGSAEVAETLASGEVDISMGFVGPLVVRVDAGAPIVFLAGGHVGCFELFGTERVRAIRDLKGKTVAVPALGLSSQHTFLASMVAYVGLDPRQDINWVTHPPGEAMRLFAEGKLDAFLGFPPEPQELRARKVGHVVVNSAVDRPWSQYFCCLTAGNREFVRKNPAATKRALRAIMKATNLCALEPERVARSLVNRGFAARYDYALQAMKEIPYGKWRDYDPEDTIRFYGLRLHEAGMIRSSPQKIIAQGTDWRFLNELKKELKG; from the coding sequence ATGGATAGCCGGCGAGCTGATTACTGGAGCCGTCGCGAGTTCGTGGGCGGAGTGACGCTCGCGACTGCGGGTCTCCTCGGACTTACAGCCGGGCCGGGCGCGGCGGAGCCTCCGCCGGAGACGACGAAGCTCCGGCTGATCCAGATCCCTAGTATCTGTCGCAGCCCGCAGTACGTCGCCGAAGAGCTCCTGCGGAGCGAGGGATTCACCGAGGTGCAGTACGTCCAGAGAAGCGGGAGCGCCGAGGTCGCAGAGACCCTGGCGTCTGGCGAGGTGGACATCAGCATGGGGTTCGTCGGGCCGCTCGTGGTCAGGGTGGACGCCGGGGCCCCGATCGTGTTTCTCGCCGGAGGGCACGTCGGCTGCTTCGAGCTGTTCGGCACCGAGCGCGTTCGAGCAATCCGTGACCTGAAGGGCAAGACGGTCGCCGTGCCCGCGCTGGGGTTATCGAGTCAGCACACCTTTCTCGCGAGTATGGTGGCGTACGTAGGGTTGGACCCCCGCCAGGACATCAACTGGGTCACTCATCCACCTGGCGAGGCCATGCGGCTCTTCGCGGAGGGAAAGCTCGATGCCTTTCTCGGCTTCCCGCCAGAGCCCCAAGAGCTGCGGGCCCGGAAGGTCGGTCACGTCGTGGTCAACAGCGCCGTGGATCGACCCTGGTCCCAGTACTTCTGCTGCTTGACGGCGGGAAACCGAGAATTCGTCCGCAAGAATCCCGCGGCCACCAAACGAGCGCTGCGCGCGATTATGAAAGCCACCAACCTCTGCGCCCTCGAGCCGGAGCGCGTCGCCCGATCCCTCGTGAACAGAGGCTTCGCGGCGCGCTACGACTACGCCCTTCAGGCCATGAAAGAGATTCCCTATGGCAAATGGCGGGACTACGACCCCGAGGACACGATCCGCTTCTACGGCCTTCGCCTGCACGAGGCGGGGATGATCAGGTCGAGCCCCCAGAAAATCATCGCCCAGGGCACCGACTGGCGCTTCCTCAACGAGCTCAAGAAGGAGCTGAAGGGATGA
- a CDS encoding ABC transporter substrate-binding protein, producing the protein MEGPMKSQSATSCSRRYFVRGLSFAGVAGVLGLRPRTVAAEPPPETTKLRLVQTSSICWAPQYLAGELLRAEGFVDVQYVKMASGVISEVLAAGEADISMNFVGPHIIRVDMGDPIVFLAGAHVGCFELFANEPIRAIRDLKGKIVAVAWLGGPEHIFLSSMVAYVGLDPRTDISWARFPPSESMRLFEDGLVDAFLAFPPSPQELRARKIGRVVVNSAIDRPWSQYFCCVVTGNREFVRKYPVATKRALRAILKAADLCALEPDRAARVLVDKGYIRQYEYALQAMKDVPYGKWRVYDPEDTIRFYALRLHEAGMIKSSPQKIIAQSTNWRFLKELKKELKG; encoded by the coding sequence ATGGAGGGCCCGATGAAGAGCCAAAGCGCGACGAGCTGCAGCCGGCGATACTTCGTGCGTGGGCTGAGTTTCGCCGGTGTCGCCGGCGTTCTCGGACTGCGCCCTCGCACCGTGGCCGCGGAGCCGCCGCCGGAGACAACGAAGCTGCGGCTCGTCCAAACCTCGAGTATCTGTTGGGCACCCCAGTACCTCGCCGGGGAACTCCTCCGGGCTGAAGGGTTTGTAGACGTGCAGTACGTGAAGATGGCGAGTGGCGTGATCTCGGAAGTCCTGGCGGCCGGCGAAGCCGACATCAGCATGAACTTCGTCGGGCCCCACATCATCCGGGTGGACATGGGCGACCCCATCGTGTTTCTGGCGGGCGCGCACGTCGGCTGCTTCGAGCTGTTCGCGAACGAGCCGATCCGCGCGATCCGTGATCTCAAGGGGAAGATCGTCGCCGTGGCATGGCTGGGAGGCCCTGAGCACATTTTTCTCTCCAGCATGGTGGCGTATGTGGGCCTGGACCCCCGCACCGATATCAGCTGGGCGAGGTTTCCGCCCTCCGAGTCGATGCGGCTGTTCGAAGACGGGCTGGTCGATGCCTTTCTGGCGTTCCCGCCGAGCCCGCAGGAGCTGCGCGCGAGGAAGATCGGACGCGTGGTGGTCAACAGCGCCATCGACCGGCCGTGGTCGCAGTATTTCTGCTGCGTAGTAACGGGAAACCGCGAGTTCGTCCGCAAGTACCCGGTCGCGACCAAGCGAGCGCTGCGCGCCATCTTGAAAGCGGCCGACCTCTGCGCGCTCGAGCCCGATCGGGCCGCGCGGGTCCTCGTGGACAAGGGCTACATCAGGCAGTACGAGTACGCCCTCCAGGCGATGAAGGATGTGCCGTACGGCAAGTGGCGGGTGTACGACCCCGAGGACACGATCCGCTTCTACGCGCTGCGTCTCCACGAGGCGGGGATGATCAAGTCGAGCCCGCAGAAGATCATCGCCCAGTCCACCAACTGGCGTTTCCTTAAAGAGCTGAAGAAGGAGCTCAAGGGGTGA